GACCATTAAAACGGGTTTCCTCTTCAGTCATACCCGGCTCCCATTTCTTAGTCGTATGTGTATCTCCAACAGAAAGGTACCCCTGCTCTCGAAGCGGGTGATAGCTGAGACCATTTTGTTCTAGGTAATAGTGAACATCTTTATTTGTCCAATCAATGACTGGCAAGAATTTAAACACACCATTTTGGATAGATAAGATTGGCAAGTTTGCGCGCGATTGAGATTGCTCTCTTCTTAACCCTGAAAACCAAGTCCCCGCCTCAAGCTCATCTAACGCCCGCCTCATCGGTTCAACTTTATTAAGTTTGTTGTACTTCTCTATCCCTTCTATACCTTGATCCCAAAGTTTGCCATATTGCGCTTCTTGCCAATTAGGGCTCTGTTGTGCGCGAAAGACTTGAAGGTTTAGTGTCAAATTCTTGCTTAACTCATCTATAAAGCGATACGTTTCAGGAAATAGATAGCCAGTGTCCGTCAGAATAACCGGAATATCTGGCTTTGCTTGAGTGACTAAGTGCAGCATCAACGCAGCTTGGATTCCGAAACTAGAAGACACCACATGTGTCCCTTCTAAATTTGCTAGAGCCCACTTAACTCTTTCTAAGGCGGTTAGCTGTTCTAACTCAGCATTTATTTGTCCAAGACGAAGTATCTGCTCCGTCTTAGTCAATGCGAGCAGCTCTGCTAACTTCATTTTTGAAGCGACAGAATTATGCATGTAAATCCCTCTTTGAAATGATCACCTCTTCGATGATACCAGTTCGGATTGTAAAATCGCCGAACCCTTCATTGTCTTTACGTTCAGTAGCCCAACGTCCCACCAGCGCATCAATCTCTTCTAAGATCTGAGCTGATGTGATGTTCTCTTTATACATCTTAGGAATACGAGTACCGGCTTTGTTGCCGCCTAAGTGCATATTGTAGCGACCTGGTGCTTTACCCACTAAACCAAGTTCAGCCAACATCGCGCGACCACAGCCGTTTGGACAACCAGTGACACGAAGAATGATGTTATCTTCTTCTGGTAATCCATGTTTCTTCAGAATATCTTCAACATCTGTCACGAACTCTGGAAGAAAGCGCTCAGCTTCCGCCATTGCTAAAGGACACGTAGGGAAAGCCACACACGCCATAGAGTTTTTACGTTGCTCAGAAACAGCATCATCCATCAAGCCATATTGACGCGCCAGTTTTTCAATCTTGGCTTTTTGGTTAGTCGCTACACCCGCAATAATCAAGTTTTGATTCGCTGTCATGCGGAAGTCACCTTTGTGAATCTTCGCAATTTCAGCAACACCTGTTTTCAGAGCTTTCCCAGGGAAATCAAGTAAACGACCATTTTCGATGAATAACGCTAAGTGGTGCTTACCATCAATGCCTTCGGCCCAACCGATACGGTCGCCACGGCCAGTAAACTCATAAGGACGGCTTTCAGAAAACTCAACGCCGGCACGCTTTTCTACTTCCGCTTTGAATACATCAATACCAACACGGTCTAGTGTGTATTTGGTTTTGGCATTCTTACGGTTTGAACGGTTACCCCAGTCACGCTGAGTCGTTACCACCGCCGCTGCTACGTCTAACGTTTTATCTAATGCCACAAAACCAAAATCGTCAGCTTTACGTGCATAAGTCGAGGTATCGCCGTGTGTCATAGCAAGGCCGCCACCGACTAACACGTTAAAGCCCACCAGCTTTCCGTCTTCAGCAATAGCAACAAAGTTAAGATCGTTAGCATGAACATCTACGTCATTCTGTGGAGGAATGACAACAGTCGTCTTGAACTTACGCGGTAGGTAGTTACTACCTAGGATAGGTTCTTCATCCGTTGTTTCTAGTTTTTCACCATCTAACCATATTTCTGCATAAGCACGAGTCTTCGGTAATAGATGTTCACTGATCTTTTTCGCCCATTCATACGCTTCTTGGTGCAACTCAGATTCAACAGGGTTTGTGGTACACAGAACATTTCGGTTTACATCACCCGCGGTAGCGATTGAATCAATACCAATGCTGTTTAGCGTTTGGTGCATCAACTTAATGTTCGGCTTCAAGACACCGTGGAACTGAAACGTTTGACGAGTTGTTAGACGAATTGAACCGTAAGAGGTACTTTCGTCTGCGAACTTATCAATCGCCAACCACTGCTTAGGGGTAATGATGCCACCAGGCATACGAGCACGAAGCATTACGTTATGTAACGGTTCGAGCTTTTGCTTGGTACGTTCGTTACGAATATCACGGTCGTCTTGTTGATACATACCGTGGAAACGAATCAACTGAAAGTTATCAGCAGTAAAGCCACCTGTTATGCGGTCTTGAAGATCTTGTTCAATCGTACCGCGAAGATTATTACTTTCACGCTTCAGACGTTCATTGTCAGCCAAAGGACCAAGTACTTGACCTAGCACTTCTTGCTCTATTACTTGCTTGCTCATTAGTACACATCCCTTTGGTAACGTTTCGCTTTACGTAAGTCATTAATATATTGTTCAGCTTGTTCTCGGCTCTGGTTGCCATGTTTTTCAGCAATCGTGACTAGTGCTTCATGAACATCTTTCGCCATTCGGGTCGCATCACCACAAACATAAAGGTATGCGCCCTCTTGAAGCCATTGCCAAACCTGCTCTGCTTGTTCGATTAAACGGTCTTGAACGTAAACCTTTTCTTTTTGGTCACGGCTAAAAGCAACATCCAATTTGGTTAACGCACCAGATTTAAGGTACTTCTGCCATTCAACTTGGTATAAGAAATCTTGAGTAAAAGTACGGTCACCGAAGAACAACCAGCTTTTGCCTTCAGCATCATTGTTTTCACGCTCTTGAAGGAAACTGCGGAATGGCGCGATACCAGTACCCGGGCCGACCATGATAATAGGTGTGCTGTCGTCTTGTGGCAGCTTAAAGTTATTGTTGTTCTCAACAAACACCTTCACTTCACCGCCTTCTTCCAAGCGCTGAGCTAGGAAACTAGAGGCGCCCCCCAGACGAGACTCTTCACCTTTTTGGTATTCAACCAGACCAACCGTCAAGTGAACTTCTTCATCCACTTCTGCTTGGCTTGATGCAATAGAATAGAGACGTGGCGTTAACTTACGTAAAAGGCCGATCAACTCATTAGCTGATAGATTGGTTCTTTTTTCTGCTAATACATCGACAATTTGAGTGTTACCAGAGTATTCGCGAAGCTTATCTTTATCTTCCACCAGCTTGATTAACTTCTTACTACCCGACAGCTCAGCAAACTGAGTCACAAGTTGAGGGTTTGACGTCGTAATCTCGAATTTACTGACGAGTGCGCTATGGACAGATAAGTTTTCACCATCGACATCAACACTTTCGATACCCGACAACCCAACCTTAGAAAGGATCTGATTCGCAAGCTCTGAACTGTTTTCGTACCACACTCCCAGTGCATCACCCGGCAGGTAAGTGATACCTGACTCATCAAGATCAATCTCGATATGACGAACATCTTTACCCGAGTCGCGACCCGTGATCTTTTGACTCGTCAGTAATGTCGCTGTGTATGGGTTTTGTTTGGTGTATTGCGAATGACCCGCGGCTACTTGACCAACTGGTAATTGAACGACATCGGCTTCTGTGCCTGTCGATAATGTCTCTTTTACTTGCTCTAATGCTTTAGCTCGCCATTCCGTTGCTGACTCTTCGTAATCAACATCACAATCAAGACGGTCAACAAATGATTTAGCACCAAGCTTAGCGAGGAAGTTATCGAAATCTTTCCCGGTTTGGCAGAAGAACTCATAGCTTGAATCACCTAAACCAATCACACCGTATTGTAGATTCGATAATTTGGGTGCTTTCTTCGATTGAAGGAATTCATGCAACTCAATCGCGTTATCAGGGGCTTCACCTTCACCATTAGTGGAAGCCACAAAAATCACGTGTGTCTCTTTGGCTAGGTTTTTACCTTTATAGTCACTGGCATCGAAAAGCTCGACAGCAATACCTAACGCTTTCGCTTCAGCCTCAAGCGATTCAGCAACACCTTTCGCATTACCCGTTTGAGAAGCAAAGATAACACTTAACTTACCCGCAGGTTTTGCGGCCACAGCTGCGGCTGCTTGAGCAATAGGTGCAGCGGCGCCCACAGGCTGTGCTTGGCTCACCCCCCAAAGATAGCCACTGACCCATGCCAGTTGCTGTGAAGACAGTTCAGAAACAGTTTGCTGAAGATGACCCAATTGTTGGTCATTAAGTGGTGCAGCTAGCCCAGGTAGCTCATTAGCCCCAGACTGTGCATTATTATTTTGTGAAGACTCTTTCTTATTTAAAGACATGGTCACGACATCCCTAATCATTGCGTGACGATAGATTAACCACTCCCTTTAATAACAAGAAAGAATAGAAAAGTATGTTTTATAACTTTTTGGAAGTAAAAAGCGATTGAACCGTAAATTCGCTACTGGTTTTCAATACGAACTTGCTGAAAACCAACGGCCATTGCCGACTTTGATGCTAAATCTAAATCAGCATAATGGCACTCCTCACCATGAACATCGGTAAGCAAAACAAAGCCACCTCCCATATGGCGAAACTCCACAACCCAAGCCCCCTCTTGAATCGAGGGCTCTATAACCGCTTCGACTAACAGGTTCTCTCGATATAAATTTCGTAATTCATTGAGTGTCATATTCTATCCCTTGCTTTGACCTCACAACATAGACCTTATGAGAATAGACGCTAATTAGGTCTCTGTATAAGGATGGTCGAAAGTGATGAATGTGCTAACTAATTCCAGAAAGATATAATCAATAGATATAAAAAACGCCACTTAATAAAGTGACGTTCTTAAAATTTGTTTTAAATGCGCTTAAATAACCTAGAAGCGTACTTCTGCACCAGCGAACCAACCATCGACCATGACAAAGCTCTTGCCTAGTTGAGAGCTAAAGAACTCATCCGAGTCTAAATCGATAACACGGTAACCACCACGCAGTGCTATCTCAGTTTCTGCCACTGAGATTCGGTACTGACCGCCAGCCATCAAATCAGTACTCTTGATGCCACTGCTATCACCGAACTCCATCGTACCAATGATATCGAAGTTGGTGTCAGGAACGTTGATCTCTGCGTTACCGTAGAAACTCCAAGTCAACTCATCAAAGCTTGTTTGAGCACCACCGGTTTTCGGTTCGATGTAATTCGAGTTTGAATACTGAGTAAACGTCACACCTGCATCAAAGTTCATCAGTTTGTGATCTAACAATGTGTAGTAAAAGGTATAGTCGTACTTATCGAAGGCCAATAAATCCGCATCGACAGAAGTATAGCGGACACTCGCGTTTGGTAGCATTGGGGCATTGTGCTCAAATGCGAAATATAACGAAGGAGAATGAACATCATCATTTTGTCTAACTTCGTTTAGCTTGGTACTTCCCCACCACATATCGGCACCGACTTTAGCCGTGTAAGAAAACCCTTCTTCAGCGAGTACTGCCGAACTTAAAGGTAGCATTCCCACTAAAGCAATTAATGGCATTTTATTCATTTGAGGTAGCTCCAATTTCATATCATTGTGCTAATTGTATGCACATTCATCGATTATTGGAGAAATTTTACCACACATCCTAAAGACTAAAACGATAAACCGCTGGCGAGCAAAAGTTTGACGGCACCATGACTTTAGTAACGCCTTTGACTAGAACTGTGTACAAAGTTTTTGAAAAACCACACACCGATTGCAATCACAATCAACCAAGGCAAGAGTTTAAACACGACACCTATCATACCGAGTACCAACATAACGAGTAATGCAACCCCCGTTGCCGCTAAGACCGTCATAAACGTAATACCAGTAACGAGTAATGTTGCGACAAAAATAAGAACAAAGATTAATTCAAACATAATGGTCTCCTATTGAATTGATGACCTATCTTTCTTACTTTTGAATATTGCAGCTTCTATACCAAGTTTAAAAAACCAAAAAAATCTTTATTAATCAATAAAATAAAAAGCCACACATCTAAATGCGTGGCTTTTAAAGAAACTATCAATGGTAAATTTAGCCTCTAGTGGCGAATTTAGCCTTAAGTTTTTAACCTTAAGTTTCTAACCTTGGGCTTTTAAGCTCGAACTTTTAACCTCGAGGGAGATTATACGTTTAGCTCTTTAGGGATCTTAGCCAATGCTGTCTGCATCACTTCGATACCTGCACCTTTCTTATGTGCGTTTTCACTGATGTAGCGACGCCATTGTCTTGCACCCGGCATGCTTTGGAACAAACCAAGCATATGACGAGAAATGTGCCCTAGACTTGCGCCGTATGAAAGTTCACGCTCGATGTACGGATACATCTCTTCAACCACTTGTGAGCGCTTTTTAATTGGCGTATCTAAACCAAAGATCTGTTGGTCTACTTCGGCCAAGATAAACGGACTATGGTATGCCTCACGGCCAATCATCACACCATCAAGGTGCTGCAAGTGCTCTTTCGTTTGCTCAAGAGTCGTAATACCACCATTCACAGCAATCACTAGATCCGAGAAATCTTTCTTAATTTGGTATGCACGATCGTAATCTAGAGGTGGGATCTCACGGTTTTCTTTCGGGCTAAGACCACTCAACCACGCTTTACGTGCATGGATAGTAAATTGCTCACAGCCGCCTTTTTCAGAAACGGTCGACACAAACTTAGCGAGAAACTCATAAGAGTCTTGGTCATCGATACCAATACGCGTTTTCACCGTGATTGGAATATCAGTGACTTCTTTCATCGCCGACACACAATCTGCCACCAGCTCTGGCTCAGCCATCAAGCAAGCACCAAAGCGGCCATTTTGAACTCGGTCTGAAGGACAACCTACGTTGAGATTAACCTCATCATAGCCGCGATCACCAGCAAGCTTGGCACAAGCCGCTAAATCAACCGGGTTTGAACCACCCAGTTGAAGTGCAAGGGGATGTTCTTGCTCGTTATATTCTAGAAAGTCGCCCTTACCATGTAAGATCGCGCCCGTTGTTACCATTTCCGTGTACAAAAGAGTCTGCTGAGAAAGCAAACGGTGAAAATAACGGCAGTGGCGGTCGGTCCAATCGAGCATTGGAGCGACAGACAACTTACATGAGTGTGTCATGGCAAAGTAACCTGATAGCGAGTCAAAAAATCTGCTGGAACACCCAGCAAAAAGCAAAGTCGGCTATTGTAAATGCTATGTCCTAATTGTGCTATATGAACTTTACTTCACATTTTCTTATTTAAACCTATTCACCAGGCCTCTAATTCAGCCTCACTAATCAGTTATGCCTTGAGTCACACAGTCATTTTGAGTTACCTTGTCTTATTCAAAGTCGTGGGTCACAATACGCTCTGTACCTGACTTTAATAGAAATCATTGGCTCCCAAGTAAAGTTATCTAGAAATAGAATTTGAACAGGAATGTCCGATTGAATGGTGAAAAATTTGGACCACACATTAATAGAGCAAGTTGAAGGGCTATGCGCATCTCGAGGGGTTAGATTAACTCCGCAAAGAAAGCGAGTGTTTGAGCTCATCCTCTCTAATAAAAAAGCCTCCAGTGCATACGAATTGTTAGAGCAATTAAAGGTGAGCGAACCACAAGCCAAACCGCCCACAGTTTACCGCGCTTTAGATTTTTTGTTGGAACAAGGTTTCATTCACCGAGTTGAGTCTACCAATAGCTTTATATGTTGTTGCTCTTGTAATGCCAACAAGCATTTCTCACAGCTATTAATCTGCGACAAATGTGGCACTGTGATTGAGCTACAAGACGATGCTCTTATCAATCAACTCGCTAATAACGCTGAGAAGCATGGCTTTCAATTAACGAATCACGTTATTGAATCTCATGGCATTTGCCAAACTTGCTCCTCTGATATGAAACAATAAGATTATAGAAGAACATTATGCGCGCTGAATTTGTAAACCCGTTTTTAGCTTCTCTAATGAATGTACTAAAAACGATGGCTTCTCTAGAATTGAAACCACAAAAGCCAAGAGTTAAAAAAGATGAAATCGCTCGTGGTGATGTCTCTGGTTTAATCGGTATGGTTGGCCCACAATCTCGAGGCTCAATGTCGATCACCTTTGATGAAGGCCTTGCCCTAGAAATCATGGAAAACATGTTGGGTGAACGACCAAACGGCCTAAATGAAGAAGTAACCGATATGGTCGGTGAAATCACTAACATGGTGACTGGCGGCGCAAAACGAATTCTTGCAGAAAGCGGCTTCGACTTCGACATGGCAACGCCAATCGTGGTTGCAGGTAAAGGTCATACTATTCGTCACAAATGTGAAGGCGCAATCATCATCATGCCTTTCACGTCTCAATGGGGTAATGCCTTCATCGAGATCTGTTTCGAATAGAGACAATCACTGCAAATATTTAGAAGGCTGACGCTGTATTTAAAAGGCTGACAGATATGGCAGCCTTTTTTGTTACCTGCGATTTAGCCATTGTTAGAGCGACAGATACAAAAACGCCAACCCGAAGGTTGGCGTTTCTTTTTAGGCGATCAACTCAATTAAGCTTTAAGCGCTTTAAATGCGTTGATTAGGCCGTTCGTTGAGCTGTCGTGAGACGTTACTTGAGCATCGTCAGCAAGCTCTGGAAGAATTTGGTTTGCTAGTTGCTTACCAAGTTCTACGCCCCATTGGTCGAAGCTGAAGATGTTCCAGATAACGCCTTGAACAAAGATCTTGTGCTCGTACATCGCAATTAGGTTACCTAAAGAGCGAGGGTTGATTTGCTTAACAAGAATTGAGTTTGTTGGGCGGTTACCTTCAAACACTTTGAAAGGTACCAGTTCTGCCACTTCTTCAGCCGTTTTGCCTGCCGCTAGGAATTCAGCTTCTACTGTCTCTTTTGTCTTACCGAATGCTAGTGCTTCAGTTTGAGCAAAGAAGTTAGACATCAGCTTCTGATGGTGATCAGAGGCTGGGTTGTGGCTGATAGCAGGCGCAATAAAGTCTGATGGGATCAGCTTAGTGCCTTGGTGAATCAGTTGGTAGAACGCGTGCTGGCCGTTTGTACCCGGCTCACCCCAGATGATAGGACCGGTTTGGTACTCTACTGGGTTACCTTCACGGTCTACAAACTTACCGTTCGATTCCATGTTACCTTGCTGGAAGTAAGCAGCAAAACGGTGCATGTATTGATCGTAAGGTAGGATAGCTTCTGACTCAGCGCCGTGGAAGTTGTTGTACCAAATACCGATAAGCGCAAGGATGACTGGAATGTTACTTTCAAACTCAGTTGAAGCAAAGTGGTTATCCATCTCGTGAGCACCTTCTAGTAGCTCAACGAAGTTATCGAAGCCAACAGACAGTGAGATAGAAAGACCGATTGCAGACCATAGTGAGTAACGACCACCAACCCAGTCCCAGAATTCGAACATGTTGTCAGTATCAATACCAAACTCAGCGACCGCTGTTGCGTTTGTTGATAGTGCTGCGAAGTGTTTAGCAACGTGTGCGTTGTCACCCGCTTCAGCCAAGAACCAATCACGTGCAGAGTGCGCGTTCGTCATGGTTTCTTGAGTGGTGAATGTTTTAGATGCCACTAGGAATAGCGTTGTTTCTGGGTTTAGAGGCTTAAGCGTCTCAACAATGTGAGTGCCATCTACGTTAGAAACAAAGTGCATGTTAAGACGAGTTTTGTATGGCGTTAGCGCTTCAGTCACCATGTACGGGCCAAGGTCCGAACCGCCGATACCGATGTTGACTACATCCGTGATTTCTTTACCTGTGTAACCTTTCCACTCACCAGAAACGATGCGGTGTGTGAACAGCTCCATTTTTGCTAGTACTGCGTTCACTGCTGGCATTACGTCTTTGCCATCAACCATTACTGGCTTATCACTGCGGTTACGTAGAGCAGTGTGAAGTACTGAACGACCTTCAGTCTTGTTGATTGCATCACCGCCAAACATCGCTTCAATTGCAGACTTTACTTCAGTCTCGTTTGCAAGAGCAAATAGGTGCTGCATAGTCTCAGCATCGATTAGGTTCTTAGAGTAGTCCACTAAGATGTCAGAACCGAAACGAGTAGAAAAGTTCTCGAAACGCTTTGCATCTTGAGCAAACAGCTCTTTCATATCCATATCTTGAGCTGACTCAAAATGTGCCGTTAGCGCTTTCCACGCTTGTGTTTGCGTTGGGTTGATATTTTTCAACATGGTATCTATCCCGATGTTACTGTAGGTTTTATTCTAAACGTCACTTAAGTGATGAATAGAATCCCCGATTAGGCGAAAGTTTATATTTTTCAGTGATGACCAAACCGCATCACCACCGAAAGATTCTTTGTAATTTTTTTTCACGACGTATTATGCCGTATATGAAGAGCGGTACCTTGAGATAAATCAGGATTCGAATTCCTGATAGAAAGATCGGTACAAACTTTAGCTCTAACATAATTAAATGTGAGCGATACCTGATAAATTCAAGTTCAAAAGATAGCGTTAAACCACTTTTTTTCCAAATACATTATAAAGGATGGCGTATGTGGATTCAGAAGACTATACACCTAAATGCGCGAAAGCGTGGATTTCATCTCATTACTGATGAAATTGAACAACAGATACACGATATTGGCTCTCTATCCGTTGGTTTATTACATCTCTTTATTCAACATACCTCTGCCAGCCTCACGCTAAACGAAAACGCAGACCCAACGGTGCGTGGCGATATGGAATCGCATTTCAATAAGTTTGTTCCCGAGCGCGCGCCCTACTATAGACACACTTATGAAGGCGATGATGATATGCCTGCCCACATTAAAGCATCGACACTTGGCACCAGTGTAACAATTCCCATCACCAACGGTCGTTTAGCTTTAGGAATATGGCAGGGTATTTACTTAGGTGAACATCGAGATTGTGGTGGGAGCCGCACTGTCATTGCTACAATCCAAGGCGAATAACCGTAAGCGTTCAGCCATAAAGATCGATTGATAACCAGAGAATCACCAGTAAATAAAAAGGGTGGCACAGTTATGTGCCACCCTTAAATAATCAGAAAGGCTTGAACATCTTTACTTTACGTATTCCATTGCGACACGCGGGGTCAGCTTTGTGACCAGCTCGTAAGCAATGGTACCAATATGTTCTGCCACCTCTTCTGAAGGTAAGCCTTTCCCCCATAGCGTCACTTCGTCACCCACTTTATCAGTAGCATCTGGGCCAAGATCAACCGTTAGCATGTCCATTGACACTCGACCTGCAATCGGTACTTTTCTACCGTTCACAAACACCGGAGTACCGTTAGGTGCAGTGCGAGGGTAACCATCACCGTAACCTATCGCGATAACCCCTACTTTAGTGTCTCGTTCACTGATCCAGTTGCCGCCATAACCAACACTTTCCCCGGTTTTAACATCACGAACAGCGATCAAGTGAGACGTCAGAGTCATCACAGGCTGAAAACCAAGCTCTTGTGCAGACTTATCTGCGAACGGTGATACGCCGTAAGAGATTATTCCAGGACGCACCCAATCTAAGTGGCTATCTGGCCAGGCTAATAAACCTGCAGAGTTCGCAAGAGAGCGTTCGCCCTCACAGCCTTCAGTCAAAGACAGGAATAATTGAGTCTGTTGCTGTGTCGTGGCTTTGTCTAACTCGTCAGCACAACCAAAGTGGCTCATATAACGCAACGGCTTAGCCACATTCGGACATTGATGCAGGCGATCAACGAAATCTTGATATTGTTCAGAACGAACCCCCAAGCGATGCATACCACTATCGACTTTAAGCCATACCACAACAGGTGATTCTAACGCTGTGTTTTCTAAAGCGCTGAGTTGCTCTTCACAATGCACCACTGTTTGGATGTTATTGGCCACCAATACCGGTAAATCACCCGAAGAGTAAAAGCCCTCAAGTAACAGCACAGGCCG
The Vibrio kanaloae genome window above contains:
- the alr gene encoding alanine racemase, with translation MTYMKAATASIDLGALEHNLQLIKSKAPNCKVMSVVKANGYGHGLLNIAKHSKNSDAFGVARIEEALQLRAGGIVRPVLLLEGFYSSGDLPVLVANNIQTVVHCEEQLSALENTALESPVVVWLKVDSGMHRLGVRSEQYQDFVDRLHQCPNVAKPLRYMSHFGCADELDKATTQQQTQLFLSLTEGCEGERSLANSAGLLAWPDSHLDWVRPGIISYGVSPFADKSAQELGFQPVMTLTSHLIAVRDVKTGESVGYGGNWISERDTKVGVIAIGYGDGYPRTAPNGTPVFVNGRKVPIAGRVSMDMLTVDLGPDATDKVGDEVTLWGKGLPSEEVAEHIGTIAYELVTKLTPRVAMEYVK